The genomic stretch AttgacagacagacagacatcGTGTTAGTCGTCGTTGGGACAGATGTAAGAGTGCATGGGAAAGGGAACGACAAACCGTTAGCGCCATGGTGGCATCTTTCAGCTTTTTCGCTGCTGTATAAGGTCAACTTGGAGCggtgaagagaaaaaaagtaagGGCGCAAAGTAGAGAATATGTCTACGAATGCGCTCCAGTTGTTGATGTGCGGCCTGGAGAGCTTGTGACGCCTGTTTGGGGAccttgttggggttggagctCCAAGCTCCCCACACATGGCCTTGGCAGTTGATTAGATAACCATTATCTCAAAGTAACCCTAACCCAGTAAGGCAGCTCAGTAACAAGCCAACCCCAGAAAGCTACCAAAAATGAAAAGATCCTCGATGGAGGCCCGCAAAAGAGTTGAAttgtgaaaaaaaaaatgcaaAAGAGTTAGCTGCGACTCGTTTCGATCGAGTGACCTCCGGGTTATGAGCCCGGCGCGCTTCCGCTGCGCCACGCAGCTTGTTgagctgttgttgttgagtaTCAAGGTCCGAAACGGCCTCTACAAAGGTGGGTTGCCCCAAGTGTGACTCATTCCGTCTTATCCCATTTTGCCAAAAGAATCACCACACCCTTACTATTGTGCTACTACACAGTTACGCTCTCAGGTCTGATTCGCCCTTCCCACACTGTCCTTCCACTTCCGGATATCACACAACAGCCGTTTCTTCCCATTCTTTTCCCTGGCCATGCCGAAAGACCCAACACTGCTGCTCGGCCCGAGATGCACCAGAGGCACCATCGACGGCCTGCCGTGGGCACATTGGAACGGGAAGGCGCATGCAGCCAGTTTCTGCACTAGCTGAAAGCATTGCTCCTTGGTCAGGACGTCATTGAACATGATACTGCCTGAAAGTACCGGTTAGCTTCAGCCTTTGTCACTAGTAGCCTACCAAGGCGAACTTACTTCGGCAAGCCCTGGAGTGGATCAACTCAATGATTCCCTCTGGACAGTTGTGGAACCTGGAGAACCACTGATGATCGGCCTCGTCACCGATCGGGAGCCGTGGCACGATGCCAGCCTGTTTGCTGGGGTTTTCATGCAGCTTCCAGATCTCATTCCGGAGCAGTTCAACAAGAAGCCTGGGTTCAAGACGGCACCGTTCCACTATACTGGGCGGCAAGGCCTGAACCTCCACCGTGACCCTCGATGCCTGGTCTTGGGTTGTCACGTCGTAGATAACACCCCAATAAGCAAAATGCCTTTTGAACCTCACAAGCAGCTCTCCTTCTTGCCTAGACAAGTCAAAGAACAACTTCTTGTCCAAATGCGTTCTGGCCGCCACCAAACTCCTGTCGTCATCTGGGTCCGGCACGAAGTACTCTTTCAACAGAGCTTCAACCCGGTAACGCTCGTCAGCGGCATGTTGGTCTATGATCACCAGCAGCGGAGAATCGACGAGATCTCTTCTGTGGACTGTTCCAGCCTGGTTGAAGACTTTCACCAACACAAACTTTTCATCCACTTGATTCACCACTTCGGCTTTTCGTAGCGTGTCTTTGGATATTCTCCCTTCCAGAGCAGTCGAAACACTGTTATTGCTGTTCTCGAGGGTAATTACCCCAAGCCCATGGCAGCCATGTTCACCTCCTTCGCAGCCAAGCGTGTCTGATTCCTGGGGTAGCCTAGGGATGGGCCGTTCCGTTGGCAAGAAAAAGGACCGGCCCCGGGTGTTTGTGCTAGGTTTCCAGTCCCTGAGCGCtgttgagcttcttctccgaTCAAGACTCGGCCTTTTATTGGAACCCTGTTTGGGCCTCATCGCAAAACCAGTCCGTGGATCAATTATCGACTTGATTTTGGTAACAGGGTCAATCCAGATCATTGGCTCAGCAGATGTATCTGCGACTGGATCATGCGGCTTTTCAACTGTCTCTGAACCATCCGAGATGGCATTGGAACAGCCGGCTATAGACGTGCCACTCGAGGTGCGACCCATAGGCAATGACACTGCTCTCTTGAGTTCAATTTGTGGCTGGACGGCATGCTTGGTTTTGGGCCATGATGAAAATGGTGATGCAGAGCGTGTCTCGGTGTCCCGTGTGGTCGACTTCCTTGAAGCCTTTGTGCGAACACTTAGTCTCGAAGCAGACCTGGCTACCGGCAGCTGCGAAGCTGATTTTCGGTTCGTCTCGAAAGCAAAATCAGAACCAGAGACCGTTCCAGTTTTGAGCTGCTTAATGGCGTGAACAGACCTTGGTCGAAACATGTGCTTCTTCAAGAACTCATATGCCATCACTTGAAGCAGGTCAACAATGATGGAGAGATTCGGCCGCCTTTCATCTAGAAAGTCATTCGCATCCACAGAACCCAACCCGTGCTCTAATATGATCTGGAGAAAGAACATGGGCCATCGGTCCACGCCTTTTCTTGGCTTCAGCTCTTTGCGGGTGAAGCCAGCCATCTTCTGTGGACAACCGTCGTCATCAACGCCAGCTTCTTCGATGGTACCGAAGCTGGAGTTGGCAAACACATTGTTGACTTCATCGTAGAGGAAGTTTGAGTGACCTTCGTTGAGGGATGGCTGGATGCCGAGAGCGATGAACTGCACTCTCTTCGTAGCTGCTGGTTCCAGTGACACGCAGCCTCTCACGGTAATGCCTGGAGCAGTGGCACCAATCGAGACCCACGACTTCGGATTCTCTTGGTCCAACAAGGACgctgcaagaagaagcttggGTGTTCGCAAAAGAACATCCCGAGCTGACAGTAAATGGTGTTTCTCGATATCAGCAAGTGGAGATGTCTGGAGAGACACTGTTCTTCGAGCAATCGAATCCTGGAGATTTACAGCCACCTCTCCTGgccaagcaagcaaaagaGCAACGGCTTCGTGGATCAGCTGATCGAAATACCTACTTGTGCCCAATCGCTCCACTTCTGTAGCTCTCTGCTTGACGCGGACGGGCAGGTAGCCGAAAAGATCACGGACGACAACACGAGTCCCGCTGGAAAAGTCCAATATGCGCTGCTCAGGCAGGGCTGGAACATTCCGTGTCACCACGTTGGACTTGTGTATGGTAAGCGAGTTGTGTGACCGGTAATCACGGTGATGTGACGTGACGGTCAACAAAGAGAGAGCGCCTAGAGATGCCAGGAACTCGCCATGTTTGCCGTGACAGTCTGCGGACGGCGGGTATTTTGAGGTATCTAGAGCAACGATGTTAGTTGGGCCGAACAACAAAACATTGCTTGAGCGGCGGATGACGTACAGTGCAGTTGGCCTagccccccaccctcccgaAAATTGGATGGAGGAATGCCAACACCGTTGTCTTCGACAGAGCAGCTTCCACGCCCATAGTCAACTGAGATGTTGATCTTCGTAGATCTGGCATCCAAAGAATTTCGAAGCAGACCACAGACGGCAGTGTTCAGCGAGGTAATGATAGTGGATGATTTGATTTGAGCAACAACGTCCCCGGGCAGTTGCTGTATCGACATGGCGGTTGTGAACCCGACATCTCGCTACCCAGCCAGTGAGTTGTCCTGCATCCAACCTTGATCAGATGCAACACAACAGCAGAAGACTGTCCAAAAAGGGAGTCGTAAAATGGGAAAGTGAGGGTGTGGATGGACTCCCACGTGATCACTGTGTTGTGCCAAGAGCGTTGTGGATGGGCCCCACACCATCTTGTGTCGGCACCCTGGGGCCCGGCTTCGTCACTGAACCCCCTGTGGAGCGTGGAGCGTGCGGAACGACAACCGAAAGCTTGGGGATGTTTCCGCTTGAGCTTCTGCTGGAGAACAACGACCCTTCTTGGCTTCTGCCATTGTTCAATACCGACATCATCGCCCTCTTCCCGCAACCTTCCAAGCCATCCATTTCACCCGTCTCACTTACGCGCCACCTGCGAAACCACTCAGTTATCGTCTTGGGTGATCCGACAACGCCACGGCCTGTGCGACCTCTCCGCACGGCTTTGCAAACAATTCATGAACCGCCCCATtgacagcaacaaaaagtAAACCTGCTCGACACCTCGCTTTATCTTTTCCCATCCACAACGGCCGCACTCGACCAACATATCATCTGCTTTCTTTACTACCCGACGTGTACCAGATTCCAACACCCCTCCGGCAACCGCGACCAGAATCTTGACCTGCTATCCCCGATAACGACCACCTACGTGCATCCAACCTTCCTGGTCCTCTCTTTGCGCAAGGCCGAAACCTTTCCCCCGCTTCTAGCGTCCCAGATACTGCGATGACGGAGACTGCGACTACTTCTCATGGTGATTCAGACCTTCTCTTATTTCGCTCGTTCTAGCGATAAGCAAAAGCTGACATGATGTTGGGTCGCTCAGGTCGATCAGGTCGACGACGGCCGTTCTCCACGTTAATGAAGAAACTGGCCAACCTGAAATCTTCCTCCAATGGTGAGGGTCACCGACACACAAAAGACAGCGCAAAACTGCGCCCATccaagaacaacaacccatACCCCGAGTCCGGTCGCCTTCCGCCTGCTACCACGAATAGAGAGAGCCAGTACACAGAATCCACGGATCCTAGCAGAAGATCATTCAGCATTGTGTCGGGCGATCAAAATGCTTCAGTCAGAATATCCGACGAGgggcaaccaccacccacagtGGGAGCTCGCTCCATGGCACCAACCGTATCGACCGAGCACGACACATCACGATCAATGACGGCGACGTCGCGCGGAGTACCATCAATCACCAACACAACCTACACTGTGAACGGCCGGCGAGGCGGCGATAGCACCTTCTCATCCCCGGCGCCTTCCGTCAGGTCTTTAACCACAACCCTCACAACAATCCAAACCGCGGCGCCAAACACGGCCGGCGGTGGCCCCCAAAACACAACCCCAGCCAGCAACGGCAACCAATCCAACTCGCACATCATTCACTTCAACCAGCCCTTTCCGaccgcctcccccgcctccgcTATCCCCGCCCACCTCGCAACCGCCAGCGCCAATTCCACCACGGGCCACCCGACAACCTATCACACCGCCACAGctaacaacctcctcaccgacAACGCTTCCATCCTCACActtgcctcctcctccaagcgCGGCCGCCGCCGTTCATTCGACACAGACGCCTCGGTGCGGGCGCTGGCTCCTTCGTCTCTGTGGGGAGGAAGCAGGGAATCCCTGCCATTGAGCGTGCTAAGCGCCAAC from Podospora pseudopauciseta strain CBS 411.78 chromosome 3, whole genome shotgun sequence encodes the following:
- a CDS encoding hypothetical protein (EggNog:ENOG503NYKY), which produces MTETATTSHGRSGRRRPFSTLMKKLANLKSSSNGEGHRHTKDSAKLRPSKNNNPYPESGRLPPATTNRESQYTESTDPSRRSFSIVSGDQNASVRISDEGQPPPTVGARSMAPTVSTEHDTSRSMTATSRGVPSITNTTYTVNGRRGGDSTFSSPAPSVRSLTTTLTTIQTAAPNTAGGGPQNTTPASNGNQSNSHIIHFNQPFPTASPASAIPAHLATASANSTTGHPTTYHTATANNLLTDNASILTLASSSKRGRRRSFDTDASVRALAPSSLWGGSRESLPLSVLSANLENPGIPTTPGLHRTGTGGVGGERASIYSATTGNFGVSSERNSFYAKQGLGSVVGADRDTASVRSGLLGHGRAESINGSIGFGRGDSAVAAAPSPLTSAREVQGYVEEGGSGSAGAGTTKE
- the MLH3 gene encoding DNA mismatch repair protein (EggNog:ENOG503NZFP; COG:L); this encodes MSIQQLPGDVVAQIKSSTIITSLNTAVCGLLRNSLDARSTKINISVDYGRGSCSVEDNGVGIPPSNFREGGGLGQLHYTSKYPPSADCHGKHGEFLASLGALSLLTVTSHHRDYRSHNSLTIHKSNVVTRNVPALPEQRILDFSSGTRVVVRDLFGYLPVRVKQRATEVERLGTSRYFDQLIHEAVALLLAWPGEVAVNLQDSIARRTVSLQTSPLADIEKHHLLSARDVLLRTPKLLLAASLLDQENPKSWVSIGATAPGITVRGCVSLEPAATKRVQFIALGIQPSLNEGHSNFLYDEVNNVFANSSFGTIEEAGVDDDGCPQKMAGFTRKELKPRKGVDRWPMFFLQIILEHGLGSVDANDFLDERRPNLSIIVDLLQVMAYEFLKKHMFRPRSVHAIKQLKTGTVSGSDFAFETNRKSASQLPVARSASRLSVRTKASRKSTTRDTETRSASPFSSWPKTKHAVQPQIELKRAVSLPMGRTSSGTSIAGCSNAISDGSETVEKPHDPVADTSAEPMIWIDPVTKIKSIIDPRTGFAMRPKQGSNKRPSLDRRRSSTALRDWKPSTNTRGRSFFLPTERPIPRLPQESDTLGCEGGEHGCHGLGVITLENSNNSVSTALEGRISKDTLRKAEVVNQVDEKFVLVKVFNQAGTVHRRDLVDSPLLVIIDQHAADERYRVEALLKEYFVPDPDDDRSLVAARTHLDKKLFFDLSRQEGELLVRFKRHFAYWGVIYDVTTQDQASRVTVEVQALPPSIVERCRLEPRLLVELLRNEIWKLHENPSKQAGIVPRLPIGDEADHQWFSRFHNCPEGIIELIHSRACRSSIMFNDVLTKEQCFQLVQKLAACAFPFQCAHGRPSMVPLVHLGPSSSVGSFGMAREKNGKKRLLCDIRKWKDSVGRANQT